Proteins co-encoded in one Bremerella sp. TYQ1 genomic window:
- a CDS encoding arylsulfatase, with the protein MFCRRFAMPGLCIAAFASLTILANSLWAQEVLPRPEQPFQGKIGLTYKDSVAVKPKLDVPQTYGLEDPPNILIVLIDDCGFGQCSTFGGAAPTPTLDRIAKNGIIYNRFHTTALCSPTRAALLTGRNHHSVGSGVIGEAGTGFPGYTGIIPASAGTFAEVLRENGYMNAWFGKNHNVPDWETSIVGPFDRWADGLGFDYFYGFVGGDTDQFHPALVENKRRMVAPETNEDGSPYHLTTDMADHAIRMIRASKSVAPQRPFFVYFAPGATHAPHQVPEDWIDKFRGQFDGGWDKYREETFARQKKLGIIPADTKLTPRPDSLPAWDSLPEDQRKVYARMMEVFAAFTTHTDNEVGRVVDAIDEIGELDNTLVIYIAGDNGSSAEGGMSGLLNEMTFFNGIEEPLEAKLKAIDTLGSAKHYNHFPAAWAWAMDTPFQWTKQIASHFGGTRNGMAISWPKGIQARGEVRDQFHHVIDIYPTILEVVGVESPAQLDGIAQKPVEGISMAYTFNDSKAEDRRTTQYFEMLGNQGIYHDGWMASALRGVPWVSENPPADLLEMPWELYHVEEDFSQANDLAKEHPEKVKELVKLFFAEASRYNVLPLDDRKTARLAVDNRPSLTQGRTKFVYPNLLRLTEGSSPDLKHKSHTITANVVVPEGGAEGVLFTQGGDFCGYALYVKDGKLTYHYNLAGVDRYTIVSAETIPTGDVQLKMEYVTDADKPLAGANVTLYANDRPIGKGRVEKSIPNRVTLDETTDIGFDTGTPINDTYETPFKFSGQLKTVAIELK; encoded by the coding sequence ATGTTCTGTCGACGATTCGCAATGCCTGGATTATGCATTGCTGCTTTTGCCTCGCTTACGATCCTTGCCAATTCGCTTTGGGCTCAAGAAGTCTTGCCACGGCCGGAGCAGCCGTTTCAGGGGAAGATCGGGCTGACCTATAAGGACTCGGTCGCGGTTAAGCCGAAGTTGGATGTGCCGCAAACCTACGGCCTTGAAGATCCGCCCAATATTTTGATCGTCTTGATCGATGATTGCGGCTTTGGGCAGTGCAGCACATTCGGCGGTGCGGCTCCTACGCCAACGCTTGATCGGATTGCCAAGAACGGCATTATCTACAATCGCTTTCACACGACGGCTCTCTGCTCGCCCACACGGGCCGCTCTGCTGACTGGTCGCAATCATCATTCGGTCGGATCGGGAGTAATCGGCGAAGCAGGAACAGGCTTTCCAGGGTACACCGGGATTATCCCCGCTTCGGCAGGAACGTTTGCCGAAGTATTGCGCGAGAATGGATATATGAATGCCTGGTTTGGCAAAAATCATAATGTGCCAGATTGGGAAACGAGCATCGTGGGGCCCTTCGATCGCTGGGCAGACGGACTGGGATTTGACTACTTCTACGGATTTGTCGGGGGAGATACCGATCAGTTTCATCCGGCACTTGTAGAGAACAAGCGTCGTATGGTCGCTCCGGAGACCAACGAGGATGGCAGTCCTTATCACTTGACGACCGACATGGCCGATCATGCGATTCGTATGATTCGTGCGTCCAAGTCGGTAGCACCACAACGGCCGTTCTTTGTTTATTTCGCTCCTGGGGCAACACATGCTCCACACCAAGTGCCCGAGGATTGGATTGATAAGTTCCGCGGGCAATTTGACGGAGGTTGGGATAAGTACCGTGAAGAGACATTTGCTCGCCAAAAGAAGTTGGGCATTATTCCAGCCGATACGAAGCTAACACCACGACCAGATTCCCTGCCGGCTTGGGACTCGCTTCCGGAAGATCAACGCAAAGTCTATGCGAGGATGATGGAAGTCTTTGCTGCGTTTACGACCCATACCGATAACGAAGTAGGACGTGTTGTCGATGCAATTGACGAGATCGGCGAGCTCGACAACACACTTGTTATCTACATTGCCGGTGACAATGGCTCGAGCGCTGAAGGGGGCATGAGCGGGTTGCTCAACGAGATGACGTTCTTCAATGGTATTGAGGAGCCTCTCGAAGCAAAACTGAAAGCAATCGACACGTTGGGTAGTGCGAAGCATTACAACCATTTTCCCGCGGCGTGGGCATGGGCAATGGATACGCCGTTTCAATGGACCAAACAGATTGCGAGCCACTTCGGCGGAACACGCAATGGCATGGCAATCTCGTGGCCCAAAGGTATTCAGGCCCGTGGGGAAGTCCGCGATCAGTTTCATCATGTGATCGATATCTATCCCACGATTCTCGAAGTCGTGGGGGTAGAATCGCCTGCTCAGTTGGATGGAATTGCCCAGAAACCTGTCGAGGGCATCAGCATGGCTTATACGTTCAACGATAGTAAAGCAGAGGACCGCCGTACGACGCAGTATTTCGAGATGCTTGGTAATCAAGGAATCTACCACGACGGCTGGATGGCAAGTGCTCTTCGCGGCGTGCCATGGGTATCAGAAAATCCACCGGCCGATCTGCTTGAGATGCCGTGGGAGCTTTATCACGTCGAAGAAGACTTCAGCCAGGCCAATGATCTTGCCAAAGAGCATCCTGAAAAGGTTAAAGAACTGGTCAAATTGTTCTTTGCCGAAGCGTCTCGCTACAACGTGCTGCCTCTCGACGATCGCAAGACAGCTCGACTGGCAGTCGACAATCGCCCGAGCTTAACCCAGGGACGCACGAAGTTTGTGTATCCCAATCTATTACGCTTGACCGAAGGCTCTTCCCCGGACTTGAAGCATAAGAGTCACACGATCACCGCGAACGTCGTCGTTCCGGAGGGTGGTGCCGAAGGAGTGCTGTTCACGCAAGGTGGTGATTTCTGCGGCTATGCTCTTTACGTCAAAGATGGAAAGCTGACTTATCACTATAATCTTGCAGGCGTCGATCGTTACACGATTGTCTCAGCGGAGACGATTCCCACCGGGGATGTTCAGTTGAAAATGGAATACGTTACTGATGCCGACAAGCCTCTCGCAGGAGCGAACGTCACGCTCTACGCGAATGATAGGCCAATCGGCAAAGGACGCGTCGAAAAGAGTATTCCAAACCGTGTGACGTTGGATGAGACGACCGACATCGGCTTTGATACCGGAACACCGATCAATGACACCTATGAAACGCCCTTTAAGTTTAGCGGGCAATTGAAGACGGTGGCCATTGAACTGAAGTAG
- a CDS encoding carboxypeptidase-like regulatory domain-containing protein gives MFRNTFVPLLFSGIVLMLSGCGGGQVDYGSVTLLPVSGTVTLDGEPLEGATVKFKDNENFTFSFAYTDAQGYYELQFDSVMMGVTPGDKTVSITTTGPITEGGEEEVGEMETGSKKKEQLPKRYNKDSELKVNVSSEKLVYDFELASK, from the coding sequence ATGTTCCGTAATACATTCGTCCCTTTGCTGTTCAGTGGAATCGTGCTGATGCTCTCAGGTTGCGGTGGAGGCCAAGTCGACTATGGCTCGGTGACGCTGCTGCCTGTGTCAGGAACTGTGACCCTGGATGGAGAGCCGTTGGAAGGTGCCACGGTTAAGTTCAAGGACAACGAAAACTTTACCTTCTCGTTTGCTTACACCGACGCCCAAGGCTACTACGAACTGCAATTCGATAGTGTCATGATGGGGGTCACTCCAGGTGATAAGACGGTCAGTATCACAACGACCGGACCGATCACCGAAGGTGGCGAGGAAGAAGTAGGCGAGATGGAAACGGGAAGCAAAAAGAAAGAGCAACTGCCGAAGCGGTACAACAAAGACTCGGAACTAAAAGTAAACGTGTCTTCTGAAAAGTTGGTCTACGATTTTGAGCTTGCCAGTAAATAG
- a CDS encoding DUF1559 domain-containing protein, translated as MQTTGTFRQRGFTLVELLVVIAIIGVLIALLLPAVQQAREAARRSSCRNNLKQVGLALHNYHDVHGSFVFGFNKLEALWTAPILPQLEQNNIYETLIWAESGDGNWQTDGSPNETACGTVVPMYRCPSMPIAEHVDNQGIPGRVPISYRGVASSQACSDDESTIPDSSFPQVALEHQDLDGTLYGGSSTRFADIRDGTTNTAVVGESWTDPSYVRDGQGMDFWQFGCPQSGGWDPIPGDKGGTEYSEGVGSMWPKMNSVLDPTQVGVIAEIAFGSYHPGGAMFCFGDGSVQFLPETIDIQIYRGLGSRRGGEVTGSF; from the coding sequence ATGCAGACCACAGGAACATTCCGACAACGTGGTTTTACGCTGGTTGAGTTACTTGTTGTGATTGCCATTATTGGCGTGCTGATCGCGCTGTTGTTGCCGGCTGTGCAGCAGGCCCGAGAAGCCGCACGACGTTCGAGTTGCCGAAACAATCTCAAGCAGGTCGGTCTCGCACTGCATAACTACCACGACGTGCATGGATCGTTTGTTTTCGGGTTCAACAAGTTGGAAGCCCTTTGGACAGCACCAATCCTTCCTCAATTGGAACAGAACAACATCTACGAGACTTTGATCTGGGCCGAGAGTGGCGATGGCAACTGGCAAACCGATGGCAGCCCGAACGAAACGGCCTGTGGTACCGTTGTGCCGATGTATCGCTGCCCTAGCATGCCGATCGCTGAGCATGTCGATAACCAGGGCATCCCTGGTCGAGTGCCAATCAGCTACCGCGGCGTTGCCTCTTCACAAGCTTGTAGCGACGATGAATCAACGATTCCCGATTCGAGCTTCCCGCAAGTCGCGTTGGAACATCAAGACTTGGACGGAACGCTTTACGGCGGTAGCTCAACTCGTTTCGCTGACATTCGTGACGGTACTACCAACACGGCAGTCGTGGGTGAATCGTGGACCGATCCTTCTTACGTTCGAGACGGTCAAGGGATGGACTTCTGGCAGTTCGGTTGCCCACAGTCTGGCGGCTGGGATCCTATTCCTGGCGACAAAGGTGGCACGGAATACTCCGAAGGTGTTGGCTCGATGTGGCCAAAGATGAACTCGGTTCTCGATCCAACTCAGGTCGGCGTGATCGCTGAAATCGCTTTTGGCAGCTACCACCCAGGCGGTGCAATGTTCTGCTTCGGTGATGGATCGGTGCAGTTCCTGCCAGAAACGATCGACATTCAGATTTATCGTGGTCTCGGAAGCCGCAGAGGTGGCGAAGTCACCGGCAGCTTCTAA
- a CDS encoding substrate-binding domain-containing protein has translation MVAGIAEQGIEKGPFDFWIEPRGFYESLRLPPYWKGDGVICRLSDNELAEEIRKRQLPAVNISWLGEHSADIPKVVSDEVACGHMAADFFLSNGWANFGLIGSPPSLDYSDRVEGAFKERIEQAGMRVETFAQPPENRLLDLGDRYSDMIVWLNEIPKPAAILVWTTLIGHEIMKICNRMKLSVPDDVAILAVEVDPLISSLAPSPIAYVDQSPRRVGSVALNLLLDLIAGKEAPENPLLIPPRRIAELASVDTTFAEDPLVRDAVKFIREMSDRPIQVSDVASAVATSRRVLEQRFEKTLQRSPADMIRSTRLARAKHLLSESSLSINEISQITGFMHQKTFHRFFKRETGLTPSEYRSQPVRS, from the coding sequence GTGGTCGCCGGCATCGCTGAGCAAGGAATTGAGAAGGGTCCATTCGATTTCTGGATCGAGCCGCGAGGCTTTTATGAATCACTACGGCTCCCTCCGTACTGGAAAGGGGATGGAGTGATATGCCGGCTCTCCGATAACGAGTTGGCCGAGGAGATCCGCAAACGTCAACTTCCCGCGGTGAATATCTCTTGGCTGGGCGAGCACTCCGCGGATATTCCCAAAGTCGTTTCCGATGAAGTCGCATGCGGCCACATGGCTGCCGACTTCTTCTTATCGAATGGCTGGGCCAATTTCGGGTTGATTGGAAGCCCTCCTTCGCTCGACTATTCCGATCGAGTGGAAGGAGCATTCAAAGAGCGAATTGAACAAGCCGGCATGCGTGTTGAGACGTTCGCTCAGCCGCCTGAGAACCGCCTGTTGGATTTAGGCGATCGATACTCTGACATGATCGTCTGGCTGAACGAAATCCCGAAGCCAGCCGCCATTCTCGTCTGGACGACACTCATCGGTCACGAGATTATGAAGATCTGCAATCGGATGAAGCTCTCAGTTCCCGATGACGTGGCCATACTTGCCGTCGAGGTCGATCCTCTGATTTCGTCACTCGCCCCGAGTCCGATTGCGTATGTCGACCAATCTCCTCGCCGCGTCGGATCGGTGGCATTGAACCTTCTATTGGATCTAATCGCAGGGAAAGAGGCTCCCGAGAATCCACTGCTCATTCCTCCACGCAGAATCGCAGAACTTGCGTCGGTCGATACGACGTTTGCCGAAGACCCCTTGGTCCGTGATGCGGTTAAGTTTATTCGCGAGATGTCGGATAGGCCGATTCAGGTTTCAGACGTTGCATCCGCCGTTGCTACATCGCGTCGCGTCTTAGAGCAACGATTCGAAAAGACTTTGCAGCGTTCGCCAGCCGATATGATTCGCAGCACGCGACTGGCGCGCGCTAAGCACTTGCTCTCGGAATCGTCGTTGTCGATCAACGAAATCTCGCAGATCACAGGCTTCATGCACCAGAAGACATTCCATCGTTTCTTTAAACGAGAAACCGGATTGACCCCCAGCGAATATCGCTCGCAGCCTGTCCGGTCTTAG